Genomic segment of Apium graveolens cultivar Ventura chromosome 7, ASM990537v1, whole genome shotgun sequence:
CCACACCCTCTGAGCCCAAGAGATGACAGAAAGAATAAGTTGTTTAGCGAAGCAGGTACCATAGATGTAATGTTCACCACACTTGTTTCCTTGGAGCTTCCAGGATAGGATCTTCGGATAAGCAGAAGGCGCATGAGAGGCTGTTTTCAAGATTTCAAACCCTTGTTTGAACTGCAACAAGGCCATTCTCTCCTCTACGTGGCAAAGCGGCTGCATGGAAGGATTTGATTTTGTACTACCAACTAATCTAGAATGAAAAAAAACAGAGTAAAAAGATAAAATGCAGTATGGAAACAGTGTACAAAGATAATGACACCATAATACCttaaaatactagttgactgcATAAAGACAGACTTGGCTTGTATTAGATGTTACACATTGTATTAGCAGTCAAGCAGCCGGAGGGGAAATTGTACACAAGTCGTCGGAAAGAAAAGGTGGATGTGGAAAAAAAGGTGGAAAGAAAATACAATGAAATATTGGAGAAACTTCCGCAATGATTTATTGCGGAAAGTTTGAACGGCCCAGATTAATTAGTTTCACAGTCACATACTTTCTTTCCTTTGTTCTTTCTTTCTTCCAATATTTTTTCTTATAAAAGCATTTATGCTTTGTAATTGAGAAGAAAGGGAAACAAGCGGAAGAGGAGGAAAAAAGGACCTGGTTTGGTTACAATGGCATCCTGGAAAGATAAGTTCAAATATTCAGTACCTGTACACTTAAGTGCAACCAACTGGTAGATCAAATTAACCCAAAAATATTATTCTACATCATTCTTGCACTGTGTTTTAGTTATAGAATGTTCACATCTGATTAATTTGTAACTTACATTACATGTACTAACAAAAGGTTGCATGTACAAATTTGAAGGGATAACACACAGCACAGAAGATCCATTGCTGCAAGCTTAGTTCAAGGCGTCTACGTTCTGGAAGAAGATCGTCAACACAATCGAAAAGGCCATTATGCTCTAGCACCTCCATGGTGGAGTTCTTTCAATTTCCAATCACAGCCCCAAGTGCTCATAGATGACTCCGATTCCTCGATATTCGGAGCTATCTACAAGTTTGAATCCCCCCTGAACACATCATCATGCAAATACGTGCTTGCATTTCGAGGTACAGTAATCAAATGGAGCACAATAAAACAAGATATTAAACTGGATTTGCACTACGTATTTTCTCAGCATAAACTTCAAAACAGTTCCCGAGTTGCAAAGGCCTTGAGAGTTGTGAAAATACTAGTTGATCAAGTTGGTGCTGCAAATGTATGGCTAGCAGGACATTCTTTAGGCTCACTTATTGCACTATTAGTTGGACGAAACATGGTAAAAATGGGATTTCTCCTGGAAACATATCTTTTCAATCCGCCATTCAGTTCACTATCAATACCTCTGGAGCTACTAATCAAGAACAAGATATTAAAGTTCGGGGCTCGACTTATTGGGGATGTAATCAGGGCAGGATTATCATTAGGCCTAATAGGCCACCAGGCATCGCAAGTCGATAACCCGTTTATCAAGCTTTCGGGGTGGACTCCGTACCTGTTTGTGAATCCAAAGGATCCAATTTGTTCCCAGTATGTTGCTTACTTTGAGCAAAGAAAGGCAATGGTGAGTATAGGTGCTTCTACAGTTGGAAATATGGGAACACAAGTCTCTGTGATGAGTATTGTTGCATCACGTTCACTAGCTACAGAACCATATCATCTGCTTCCAACTGCTTATCTTGTGACAAATTTGAACAAGACAAAGACTAAGAAATCCCATAAATTGTCGCAGTGGTGGTCCGAGAGTTTTACTGGGGAGCTTGAGTTACACAATTTCTAGCTCACTGTAATATAATTTGTTACAATGCtttctttgtttttcttttcttcaaTCAGTAGTTGCAATGTTGTGTACTTTTTTAGTAAATCATTACCATGTTCATATGTTTAATTAAACCGACATTTGTTATTACTTTTTTTATGTTATACATGCGGTTTTTCTAATGAGAATAAGTAATCAGGAGGTAGAACTAAAAAATATTTCGAGAGAGTGTGAATAAAATTGCATTGTACAGAGTCTATTTTCTTATAAAATGTCAGGTATGTAATGAAACACAGAGCAGGTTAACTTAATTAATTTGTGATAGTGTTTGCTTATTTAGAACAAGAAAGATATATAAATTTGTAAAGATAAAATACTAATGCAGAACACATAAatcaaatattaaaaattcacttgatttattaaaatcaaatttgttttgtTACAAATTTGTGTTCTTTAAATTAAGAAATTAGCTACAAGAGAGCGAATACAAGATTTTTCCTATATCTCTTTGTTATATTTTAAACAAAGGACACTTGACATGCTTTATAaattatagatcaacatgcacggtATTACAAAACTTGCATTAAAATAGAATAACACAGTTTTTAAATCTACTTTGTATATTTTCCATTTCCAGTGTTAGCAAATTTGTGAGATTTAATAGTTCTGTGACCCTCTTTTGACCAATGAATCTTGttccttgatcttgtattcttcaaactgtatttgtagtctttccaattcagtgatagaattgtttgttgactgataatcttaaATCTTCAATTTGTCTGCATTCTGAATTATGAGATAGTTTGTCGAAATCTCTTTTGTtctgtagagatgtcacataccgataagtaaaatgacttatcgttatcttgagttctctacatgtgttAATGACTTATTAAGGTCTCCGGTTCTCTACATGTCGAATGACTTGCTGATATCTCTAGTTTTCTACATagacttttgacttgtcgatatctctagttctctgcATGAAGATTTGACTTGTCGAAATCTCTAGATCTCTATATGAAGAAATGTcttgttgatatctccagttctctacatgaactttttgacttgtcaatatctgagatctctacatgcatattgacttatcgatatttcttgtgacttctctacaagtcattttggacttctcgacatacttctcgaTACTcattgatctgtgacttgtagaatttgacttcgaacatttttcctaaaatattattattcaaatccaaactgctacacttctctctgaggcatgataaGGATTTGAttttctttcagagtttattccttagttTGAAGgctgttcatagaaaaatcctctagtaatacaattacagaatacaaaattagattatcatacaacttatcttTAGCGTTGTCaagatgacttagtcttgttatgtacatgtatgtcttgcacaataatctccctcaatttgtgagaagattacttggcacaaattcatgcctgataacaagattAACCTCAggctaaaattaaataaaatgagaaAGACAAATTTACAAAGTACAACTCTTATACATTTTTGCAGTTACATTTTGAATTGAGTTATATGACTATCTGAACTTCTCATAGTTTGGATGTTCTCTAATAAGATCTTTGAGTCTAACTAAAATctcaagttcttcaataatttatGTTCCTCTTAGAGCTTTACCTAATTTGAGCCATTTATCCAAGAGTAACTGTCAATGTAATTAATTTTGTACCTTGATAACTTATGAGTCTTTATTTGCAGAAATACACCATTAGGATACACCCTGCTCAATCATTTGGATTTCAGTTCACTTGACCTTTGCTCAAACATCTCAATCTCCTGAGCATATTTTCTTTCAATCATCTCCCTTTCAGCCTTTTTCCTTGCATGTCTTATATTTCTTTCTCTCAATCTCCCAACCAACTCAGCCTTCCTCATCCTTGTAAAAGAATCCCTTGCATTCATCAAACTTATCATCCTCTCAAGTTTTGCAGTTGTATAATTCTCAATAACTTTTGTATTCAATAAGTTAAATGTGCCATTTTAGAAGTAGATCCTGACTTCTCCTAAAGAGACAacagactttgactatttcttcagctagctgTTTGTCATAGTCATCatctaaaatatttttaaaaattggtaGAAAGTAATCCTAATTAAAGAAATCCCAAAGTGCACCAGTTTCAACTTGAATTTTCATTGGCTTTCTTCATGtagacttgaaatgagttttagtgggaggcttgaatgaaggtgGTTTGGAAATTTTCTTTAGAAAGGTTTGGCTTGCCGTGATAGTGAATTTGAGTTAAGAATTTACAGTTTGTTTATACAGGTACTTGGGCTAATGAGTTTGGATAGTTTGAGATTGTGTTTAGCTAGGTGTTTATGTTTTTGGATTGGTAGGGTTTTGGATATTTGGGTTGTTGGCGACTTTCTGGTTTCTCTCCCATATCCTCCATCTCTCTTCTTTTTCTTGCTATCCTCCTTTCCCTTCTTTTCTGTCTTCCATTTCTTCTTCTCATCCACATGACTACCACTGCCTTTTCTAGATTGACTTAGATTTGAGCTAGAAGATTTATgttcatctttcttctgctcatcatcatccaagttatctTTTTTATTAATTTGTGTTCTTGGTAGCATGGCTTCTGTATTCTTCAAATATTTGAAAAGAATCTTTATCATCTCAACATCATTATGAGTTTTATTTTTCTTTGTCTTCAAGTCTGTCTCCAAGATCGTCATCAACTTTTTATTCCCCATTACATACGATTTGGGTAGCTGGAAGTGCTTGCATCTTCTTGTGTTgggacagatgtaggccacttCCTTACTTGGCTGTAGATAGGCTTTAGAAAAAGCAGCTATTTTTCCATTTTTAAGCTCATACAACATGAGAGTGTCCTCTGGACTCATAACTTTGACTTTTTTGATAAAAATGTCCAGCTCTGATGCCCATCTTGATTTTAGGAAAGaaagggacacctgcatacacctgtACACTCCTGAATCATTGACATTCACAACTACCCTCTTTTCTTTTAAGTTCTGTCTTGTCACCAACACCACCCTcagaaaatttatatttttgtcCATAGCCTTTTTGTATGAAAAATGATTGAAGTTGAGGGATACTCTCAATACTTCTAGAAACTCAGCAAACTCCTTGTCAAAGCAAGGGCCTTCAGCTGCCATCTTGAGTATTTCAAGGTCAATATCATCTTTATTTTTACTTAATTGTTGGCTGTATTTTAGCTTAAGCTCCATCATCTCCCCCTTAGGCTTGGTAGTAGGCAAAGTTGAAGGTTGAGGGATCTGGGCCCTTACTGATTGAGGTGATTTATGAAGGGCCATAATCAAAACACCCATAATAGCTCCAAATGACACAATAATCTGCATCTGAAGATACTTATGGGAGTCTATTAAGGACTTGATGTCCTGTTATTGACTTTGGATAAGGGAAGTAAGTTGAGAGACTTGACTGGTTAGAGAAGCATTTGAAGTTGGAGTTTTGTGACTTGATGTTGAACATATTGGATTTGCAAATTTGTTGAAGTAGAAGGAGCTGTCTGTGAGCTTGTGGAGAGAGAAGCACCAAAAGTGTTTTGCACTGCAGTTCTAATTTCCTCCATCATTAAAGCTAAAGGTTCATATCTGGCCTTGTGAAACTGCTCCAACTTGACCTTTGTGTTATTGTTGCTTAATATTTGTAGTTGAACAACTTCATGCATGGTCAGAAATGATAGTTTGAGATTTTTGATACTTGTCTCTACACCAGTTAAGCTAAATGTGGCCATTTTCTCAACAAACTTATTGAACTTGTTCTTGATCTTAATCTGAGATGACACCAGCTGATCAATTCTGTCACTTACaagcttcttcactttttcttgaTGACCATCCAGAGTTTTCTCCAATGCTTTTCCAATAAAATAGAAAGCTTTCAGTTGTGCTTTATAAACTTTTGTGATGACATCATACACCTCTTATGGAGTGAGGACCTTGGCATTACTTCCCAAAATGGTGACATATACTTCCCTGAATCTAGCAAAGGCCTCATCCATGTCTATGCTGAAGTCCTTGGACaaccatgcatccacattcctATCCTGCTCAGCTTCATATATAATTTTGGCCTGTTGATCTTCAACATGTTCCTTGTATGACAACAAAAtttcttgatagtcttgattaGACATGTCAGTTGTGAGGAGCTGTTGGGTTATATTTTTCCAGGTCTGCAAGCTGGTCCACTAGTAGATCATTAATGGTGATGGGTTGAGCTTGAACATCTTGCAGCCATTAAGAGGTGCGAAGGTTGTGTTGGAGTGGATGGTTGGTTGGGATTTGTTGAGGTTTGAGTGGAAATGGATGGCATGGTGGGTGATGTAACTCTTGTGACTGGTGTTACAGTTTGACTCACTGTAGAAACTATGGTTTTGATAGTTTGTTGTCCACTTGATAAGTGAATCTtcattggaattggaggggagttgtgtaataaccccaaaattttgaactttttgtaacccttatgaatagtgtttttactgatattgctgaataagaaaactgttcatgccacactatgtagggtttcttttatggatattctgagattttattagtactcaatatggtatataagtgtatgtaaagatcgttagaatccaattccgaacactttgatttttcccggaaatccactagatacggaaagaattgagtataagataacaagataaaaatgatttaaattaaaggattataagaaaggatcataaaaggattataatgtattgagaaaggttaaggaaacccaagtaataagatcccgggtatgatccctcaaacgagaaacgagaacgaaagttaagcgaatcgtataacagatcagcggtcattaggcaaataattaggaagttaatcaaggaggttagggtTGATGAGGTCATCCAcccaataagaagagggcaagtaagggatgatgacatcacaaggtgacataagcatgacataggggggaaggaggtgtggatgaatgataaccacacaaagttcaaggttaaaaaggtaactaaccaaaacaaatcaaaagaaaatcaaccaagctaggcaaaacaaatcaaaaacacaaaatcatttcattcttcaacattgctctcggctttttctcaTTTGAaggagaagaattttcaaaattcaagttccaagcttcctaaattggtaagataattatctagtactccttatgcatagttatgactattctataagtttaagcctccaaatcattcataatattctccaagaaatcaatgaagaagataatgaatagtgatttcaagatttttaacttgatttttcttgtttttcctttaagatccaagcatccctaagacatctcaaggcttcttaaggcttcctagctactctaatcacttcaaggaaggtataacatctccaaaccctagctttacttgtatattaggatgattttgattgttatggtaaaagagtagcttgatgcatgttggtttagagtttgggttggaatggtagtgaattgaatgttgaaatctttttgattggttaaaggacttaagtatagtttaaattcaagtttaagaataagtataaattgttaatgttgagttgattggggctgttatgatgtagtgtggatggatgttggttgtatgaatgaattgggattgattggtggttgaattggaatggtataaaattgggaaatcgcgtaaacattgccgtcgtaatgtccgatttactttagactgcttttgttcataacattaggacccgagaactccctgctaggttttgaccattgccatgtttagatagttcatgttacgagcttcgtttttatatgtggttcgtttgattctgatgtacggtttaggagaaacggccgttttaagtaacgacgtttcacgaacgaatcattacccctcgccttactttgaaaccttggttaaagaccttaaatgactaattagagtatgaaacaattatgttaagtg
This window contains:
- the LOC141675204 gene encoding GDSL esterase/lipase At4g10955-like, which encodes MASWKDKFKYSVPVHLSATNWDNTQHRRSIAASLVQGVYVLEEDRQHNRKGHYALAPPWWSSFNFQSQPQVLIDDSDSSIFGAIYKFESPLNTSSCKYVLAFRGTVIKWSTIKQDIKLDLHYVFSQHKLQNSSRVAKALRVVKILVDQVGAANVWLAGHSLGSLIALLVGRNMVKMGFLLETYLFNPPFSSLSIPLELLIKNKILKFGARLIGDVIRAGLSLGLIGHQASQVDNPFIKLSGWTPYLFVNPKDPICSQYVAYFEQRKAMVSIGASTVGNMGTQVSVMSIVASRSLATEPYHLLPTAYLVTNLNKTKTKKSHKLSQWWSESFTGELELHNF